The sequence ttccttgacGTAGTTCCTTGTGGGTTCTGGGATAACCTCACCATCGATTATTTCCCAGGCAATAACAAAACCGTCATTTCCAGCAATTGATATAACAGGATTTTCGCCAACctgggggaagggaagggagggaggggtacTTTAACAGTCCAATGTTTATATGGAAAGAAACATACCAACAATAAGAAACAAACTTACTGGTGGATGGGCATGACTCCAACCAACGCAAGTGATTGGTCCTGAGATGTCAATAGAGTTGATGTTGCTCCATCGATAATAAAGAATATCAAACTGACCCATTGAAGGAGCTGGGGTCTGAAAAGATGATATCACAAGTTCATTTGTTAAGTTGTTGATAGGATCAAATATTTTGCAACATGCAAAGTATAGATTGTCAGTATCAAAAAACATATACCTCTTCATTTTGAACAGGAAGCTCATACGCTTTCCATGTATAGATACACATAGACCCCATGGATGATCCCGTAGCTAGGAAATTGGAGCTGCAAAAGTATCCATGTTATCAAATATGGCAAGATAAAATATTGATCAATAAAAATACATGAGCATGACCTACCTTCCCCAGTCCAAGGATATGACATTTTCACAATGATCCTTTAATGATACAGCACCATATTTTTTCCTGATTATGCCATCATCCTTCACATACTCCACTTCACTCAGCCTGTAAGTCGACTTGTCATATATTATATACCAATATAATTGAAAGAAATATATAATGATTAAAAAAGTGCATATGGTGTACACCTTGCTTCCCCCCCGTATTCATACGTGCATGAAAAAACCATCAAACATTCTTGCCTGTAAATAGTTAACCCATTAGTTTACATAAAATCATATTTTTGGAATATCTGCAAGAAACAAAACGTACACTATAACAGCGAGGAAGTCCCCATCTGCACTGAAACGCATATCCGTGATGCCTGTCACACAGGTGCTGCAAGACCAAAGATTATGTTCAAAATGTTACCTATAAGCCTAGTCACCTAAAAAGACAGATTTTGCAAGCTCGGCCCAATCTACCAACAAATCAAACCCAACATACCAAAAACCACTGCAGCAATAGGTTGTGTACTTACATAGTATACAGTAGCGTCCAATCGAATGATCTAGAGTCTTCAGCCCAAACTGATATTGCATCTGATGTGGTTGATGCAGAGAGTATACATTTCTGGGTTGAATGGAATGTGGCAGTGAAGGATTCTTTGTACCCACAGCTTTAATGTCCTTCAGAATGTACCTCTTTCTCATCAACGAAAGCTGCTTTAGAATAACCATGTTTTTTCCTGGGTGCCTAGCATCTGATTTAATGGTTGTCAGCAAGTATAAGCCAGAACTATCCCATGATAACGCTGAAACTCCACCTCCAACCTGTTGTGACAAATGTGATTTAAACATGACTAAGCCAAATAGCAGAGGCCAAGGTACATTCAACAGTTGCAACTGCCAACTCACTACTATCCACTATATGCGAGATATTGttaccttgattttttttatcatctgAAAAGTTCTGTCGTTACATTGTAGCAAAATTACCGTACCTCCTTCTCTAGGTGCACATCCATAACCTACAGCAAGAATTTTCTCCCTCTGAGTGCTCCATCTGACAGCAACTATGTTTGATCCTTGTGAAGGTTTGCGTTTGTGCTGCACAGAAAAGAAGCAATCCTAAAAATATTAGattgtggtaaaaaaaaaacacactagcTAAAGCCTAAATGATACATAGTCATACCAACTGACTCCACTTTATTCCATCATGACCATAGATTCTCAATTGTTTCTTAGTAGAGAAAGCAATCATTTTGTGAAACTCCCCTCCAGGATTCGGGTTCCAGTCCATCGAAAGTATTTTTggcctttttttccttcttactTGCTGCCCGAAAACGGGAAAAGAAACGAAGTTGTTTTTTCACCATGCCTGCATGCAATCAAAGGAAAGGGTATATTGAATCAACATCGACATACCAAGCTTGCACATGAGTAGAACATCACAAGAGAAAATGCCCCATTTCTAAAAGTGCAGGACACATACCTGCTGTATTTTCTTGTTAAGCAAAAAGTAGTAGCACCAATCTGTGTATTGACACCAGGAGAGAGTGATTGTCTAATAGGCAAAAGCTGAAACaaagaagataaaagagaaaGCATTGTGCAGCTAATGAACGACTGAAGAAAAATATTGGGAAGACCAAAggagaaaaatagagaaaattccTTAGATGGCCACTAAAAGTCACTCCAATTCCTTATTTGCCACTGAGAAATGTTGCTTCCCTTATATGTGAGGGAATCACATTATTCAGTGGCAAATAAGAAATTGTGATTAGTAACGCTAATCTTATAAATTGtggaggtaaaaaaaaactcgcGCTGAAAATTGTGTGAACCGCCCCACTACTAGCACTAGTAGATGAATATGTTGCCTTGCAATCACTGAAACTACATAGTAGATGACTAGCAACAGTAAGCCCATGATTACAGTTAATTTCACATCACTTTTCCACAACAGAGTAATGACTAGCAACAGTAAGCCCATGATTACAGTTAATTTCACATCACTTTTCCACAAGAGAGTAAATCTAAGATGAGGCCATGGGGCAGAGGGTAACTTACCTTGATGGGGAGCAAGTTTGGGCAGCAGATGTAAATGGGAAAAGAGGGTGGCGGACTGACGTCAGAAGCAAGCAGGTCAAGGCCAGCGGCGACCACGAATCCCGGCAGCTACCCTCACCAGATCTAGATCTGCAGTGCCCAATTGACCAAAATATTTGTGAATCTGGTCTACATTTGTTGGTgaatggagggaggaggaagatgacctgcaggatgccgccgccgtagtCAGGAGATGCAATGGCGGATGTCGTCGCGAGCGAGGGAGACCGGGCGCGTGCGGGCGGCGTCGCAAACAGACGACGGTGAAGCTCCCCGATCTGATGAGCCGTGCCGCAATCTGGCCccgggaggaggagatggcggagccgagGGGCGACGGAGCGCTACGTACGGCGTCGCGACGCGACGGCTTGCGCGAATTAAGCTGGGGAGGacgccggtggcggtggagcagTAAGATTGGGCGGCGCGGAGCTACACGGTAAACGGAATGGGCTCGCGTGTATGCTCggcggagcaggagcaggatgGGGATTACGGCCTGTTTGATACAGTtccaactcttaaatttagcttcagtagttgggtctggagtgaagtcccagctccacaactctagtttattttgtgagagagctccacccagctccactcccggttttggtggagctgaaactgtttggctgagctccagctccaagagGGGTGAagatggagctggagctatgccaaacagacccttaagGGCAtctttggtacagctccaactctgCAGTGGAGTTGTGAAGCTTTCTAAACCCAGCTTCACTTCCTAAATCCAGCTCCATAATTTTATGAGAGAGCTTCACTCCCAGTTttgatggagctgaaactgtttggctgagctccagctttAGAAggggtggagctgaagccagagctgtgccaaacaggccaaatattttcaacataattcTTTTTAACGTTTTTTTAGTaactataaataaatatataaaatttttacctataaattaatttttattttctaataaagtGTTTTGGTTTATTAGGAAACATGCGCAACCGATGAGGTCCAAAGCTTTCCTGCCGCCACCTTGAAGCAACTGCTATAAACGTATAAGGCCCCCTCTGATTCAAAGGAAAACTATAGAAATTTTAAGGCCTCTTTGATTTAAAGGAATACTAAAGGATTTTTTGGAGGAATAGAATTCCAAAGGATTTTTTCCTTCAAGCGTTTTGATTCATAAGAAATGCAAGTATAAGTTCCATAGGATTGCATTCCTATGAGTGGATTCCAAAGGAAACTAAAAAAAGAGGTCAAACCTCTTGGAATTCTTCCTCGCGCGAAAAGGGATGTACAGATCCCTTTGTTTTCCCTATGCCTCTATCAAAGGATCTTTCTACGTTTTCCTCTGTTTTCTCTTCCCGTAGGATTTGAAAATCCTATGACTTCAaatcttgtgtttttttctattcctgcgtttttcctatcctgcgaatcaaaggggccttagaggattttattcctataggaacTTTTCCTATATAGCCATATGAATCAAATGAATGGatcttatggaatcctatgaaattcatatgaaatgcctaatgccatgcaagttttggaggaattctctcttctaattcatatgaaaactttcgtttgagtctttatctctcctctaattcctggggtccaatcaaacggccattcctgtgttttttctgtattttacaatcctctgttttacacttacatttctatcaaaatactacatttttcctattcctatgttttctcattcctgcgattcaaaggggccctaaaccTTTTAAGCACTTATTCCTACACTAGATATACaccctccgtcctagaataagTTCATTatgaaggaatttcataggattgaaattccataggaaattttcctatgtggccctttgattcaaaggattgaagttttccaaatcctataaaattcctatggaatgactTATAGCATataggttttggaggaaatttaggtccaacctcttgggaaAAATAATCCTTtgtgagtctatctctctcattcgattcctatatttttcctgtggtccaatcaaacgatcattcctgtgtttttcctatgttttgcaatcctctgttttacacttacattcatgtcagaatcctatgtttttcctattcctccgttttttcattcctactattcaaaggggcccttagctTCAAAcgtttatcccaaaataagttcatttttaagtAATCATTGTGAAAATAGGAAATAAATGCATTAGGAATagataaatagaaaaatagttgcattgggatttgataaagtgggagtattttggtctttttgtttttgcattggtatgtgtgggatggatgaaaaatgaacttattttgggacaacgGTTGTATCAAGTAGTACCATCTAAGCTCATTTGCGCATTATTATATgtcaatgaaaataaaatatgatacatactagtattacgaatctgaacaagtctcaaaatataagggattttcgatggatgtgacatatccacGTACTATGAATTTAGACGGGCTCTCTGATCAAATTTGTTTATGATATTTAGACGAGCTTTCTGATCAAATTTGTAGTAATATGATATgtcaatgaaaataaaatatgagagtATTAGAGTTACTGGGATTTGTATGTTACATATAACTTATTGTACTCCATGATTCGGTCCCGTTTGAATCTAAAGATGAAGAGTAAAAGCAAACACGCAAAAAGAGATAaccattaacacatgattagttaagttttaattattataaacttggaaAATGGATTTAtctaatataaaaagttttcggaTAAAATACACCGtgtagtagtttgaaaaacatgctaatataaatcgagaaaaaaaa is a genomic window of Oryza glaberrima chromosome 7, OglaRS2, whole genome shotgun sequence containing:
- the LOC127780593 gene encoding uncharacterized protein LOC127780593; translation: MRFSADGDFLAVIVQECLMVFSCTYEYGGEARLSEVEYVKDDGIIRKKYGAVSLKDHCENVISLDWGSSNFLATGSSMGSMCIYTWKAYELPVQNEETPAPSMGQFDILYYRWSNINSIDISGPITCVGWSHAHPPVGENPVISIAGNDGFVIAWEIIDGEVIPEPTRNYVKEKNYFIPGYSDSPPGCVHDFDVESISSISVSGSSDDLGDDPSEQSDVEEPTYGNQKSDPTSAASDVKGDKDLTDEEMSEEEQEDDTPFEEKLMLKLNQLNEKAEECKAELSDVDTKLSNIFNKQDTLQYWLDHGMLAMQANFEGVQEGVTRYQRSKMIHTKRLNKLRRNC